The following coding sequences are from one Eucalyptus grandis isolate ANBG69807.140 chromosome 11, ASM1654582v1, whole genome shotgun sequence window:
- the LOC104426247 gene encoding uncharacterized protein LOC104426247 isoform X2 translates to MRKMVVRAGSSPVSCVATSVSSPFKPKIFQLGLLRVPCGSHPSDTHWLSNSPAVKAHGFFDRAVISNRKFPNGKNTFCATSVGHAQDSEVDSDALEETNLLIPSEESSSSSGLYVPFEGTDGKPGLLSFYNRPYGREDKLLTVYPQGNQNNLQWILGPAVLVTSFIFPSLYLRRILCTIFEDSLLTDFLILFFTEALFYCGVAIFLLLIDRMRRPLASASADEKKGLAPQLVHRISSVAALVLSLTVPMVTMGLVWPWTGPAASAALAPYLVGITVQFAFEQYARYCKSPSMPVIPILFQVSDTIP, encoded by the exons ATGAGAAAGATGGTGGTCAGAGCTGGTTCCTCTCCGGTGTCCTGTGTTGCTACTTCTGTTTCTTCTCCCTTCAAGCCCAAGATTTTCCAG CTCGGCCTATTAAGAGTGCCATGCGGAAGCCACCCATCTGATACTCACTGGCTGAGTAATTCTCCAG CTGTCAAGGCTCATGGTTTCTTCGATAGAGCAGTCATCTCGAATAGAAAGTTCCCAAATGGGAAAAATACTTTCTGCGCTACTTCAGTGGGGCATGCACAAGACAGCGAGGTTGATTCAGATGCTTTAGAGGAGACAAATCTTCTCATTCCCTCTGAAGAATCCTCTTCTTCGAGCGGCTTGTATGTCCCTTTTGAGGGAACTGATGGAAAACCAGGCCTATTATCATTTTACAATCGTCCATATGGAAGGGAGGACAAACTTCTTACGGTTTACCCACAGGGGAATCAGAACAACCTACAATGGATCCTTGGGCCAGCTGTGCTTGTGACGTCCTTTATTTTCCCTTCACTCTACCTCCGGAGAATACTATGTACTATATTTGAGGACTCTCTGCTGACAG ATTTCCTCATATTGTTCTTCACGGAAGCTCTGTTCTACTGCGGTGTCGCAATATTTCTTCTACTTATAGACCGTATGCGAAGGCCTTTGGCGTCTGCCTCTGCAGATGAAAAGAAGGGGTTGGCTCCACAATTGGTGCACCGGATCTCTTCAGTTGCTGCCCTGGTGCTTAGTCTTACAGTTCCTATGGTGACCATGGGCTTAGTATGGCCATGGACCGGCCCTGCAGCTTCTGCTGCACTTGCTCCATATCTGGTCGGTATTACTGTCCAATTTGCATTCGAGCAATACGCAAGATACTGCAAATCCCCTTCCATGCCTGTGATACCCATTTTATTTCAGGTGAGTGATACCATACCATGA
- the LOC104426244 gene encoding plant UBX domain-containing protein 10 has translation MSSSARENARATGEASCRGIVRRMVNLPRAIVGEFSRAMNHSMDLMRIGNRRHQHIPFNYPPQHPQELIVPQDHEWAFLTVFERQYSSMHPFFYACRLAEALKIAEADRKFLFLYLHAPDHPFTPSFCRETLCSEMVVQFLDSNFVSWGGLADSGEGLQTAMLLHPQSFPFCALIAPAPGDSIAVLQQIEGPISPSELVDILQRTVEEQGSAFGGARAKQEEKIKADRRLREEQDAAYFAALEMDKEKERGKSSGGAGPKVHKLKDVPRKEDYEKLQKIPSNKQYDKPKEASVASRQLQIKGKASQGVDQQVTQILIRFPSGDRREHSFLCTDKIESIYRYVDSLGLPGITNYRLVSSFPRKTYGVDQLGMTLKDAGLYPRASLFLEPL, from the exons ATGTCGTCTTCGGCGAGGGAGAATGCAAGAGCAACAGGAGAGGCCTCTTGCCGGGGAATAGTCCGCCGGATGGTCAATCTACCTCGGGCCATTGTCGGCGAGTTCTCGAGGGCAATGAATCACAGCATGGATTTAATGCGAATCGGCAACAGAAGGCACCAACATATCCCCTTCAACTACCCACCGCAACATCCACAAGAGCTCATAGTTCCCCAAGATCACGAGTGGGCATTCTTGACAGTCTTCGAACGGCAATACAGCTCCATGCACCCCTTCTTCTACGCATGCCGGCTCGCGGAAGCGCTCAAAATTGCAGAAGCCGATCGGAAATTCTTGTTCCTATACTTGCACGCACCAGATCACCCCTTCACACCCTCCTTCTGTAGAGAGACTCTGTGCTCGGAGATGGTCGTGCAGTTCCTCGACTCGAATTTCGTTAGCTGGGGAGGACTTGCCGACAGTGGAGAGGGGTTGCAAACGGCCATGTTGTTGCATCCCCAGAGCTTCCCGTTCTGCGCACTTATCGCTCCAGCTCCCGGCGATAGCATTGCAGTTCTACAACAG ATAGAAGGTCCGATTTCCCCATCGGAGCTGGTTGACATTCTCCAGAGGACGGTGGAAGAGCAAGGGTCGGCCTTTGGCGGTGCGAGGGcgaagcaagaagaaaagataaaagccGATCGACGGCTAAGAGAAGAACAAGATGCTGCGTATTTTGCTGCTCTAGAGATGGACAAG GAGAAGGAAAGAGGGAAGTCTTCAGGAGGAGCAGGACCCAAGGTTCACAAGTTGAAGGACGTTCCGCGTAAAGAAGATTACGAGAAATTACAGAAGATTCCTTCCAATAAGCAGTACGATAAACCAAAAGAGGCTTCAGTCGCGAGCAGACAGTTGCAAATCAAGGGAAAAGCTAGTCAAGGAGTAGATCAACAGGTGACTCAG ATACTAATTCGCTTCCCCAGCGGCGATAGAAGAGAACACAGCTTCTTGTGCACAGACAAGATCGAATCAATCTACAGATACGTCGACTCCTTAGGCCTCCCGGGCATCACGAATTACCGACTGGTGTCGAGCTTTCCGAGAAAGACGTACGGCGTGGATCAGTTGGGAATGACGCTGAAAGATGCTGGTCTCTATCCTAGAGCAAGCCTCTTCCTTGAGCCCCTTTAA
- the LOC120289310 gene encoding profilin-1-like, with product MFKKMCTRDEDPARATTVKQAAAIIGQDGNVWAQTTNFPKLTIEERIAIMREFDEPGMLTTIGLYLGGTKYVVIGVKPGDVIRAHKWPQGVTIKKTGAALVIGIYSNHATSNMCNVIVERVGDDLIKRGY from the exons ATGTTCAAGAAGATGTGCACGAGGGATGAAGACCCCGCCAGGGCCACCACCGTGAAACAAGCTGCTGCCATCATCGGCCAAGACGGGAATGTCTGGGCCCAGACCACCAATTTCCCCAAG CTTACGATTGAAGAGAGAATCGCCATCATGCGCGAATTCGATGAACCTGGGATGCTCACTACCATCGGACTCTACCTTGGCGGCACCAAGTACGTGGTGATCGGAGTCAAACCTGGTGATGTTATTCGGGCACATAAG TGGCCTCAAGGTGTGACCATCAAGAAGACAGGTGCGGCCTTGGTCATTGGCATCTATAGCAACCATGCAACTTCTAATATGTGCAACGTGATTGTTGAGAGGGTGGGTGATGACTTAATCAAGCGGGGCTATTAG
- the LOC104426247 gene encoding uncharacterized protein LOC104426247 isoform X1, which yields MRKMVVRAGSSPVSCVATSVSSPFKPKIFQLGLLRVPCGSHPSDTHWLSNSPAVKAHGFFDRAVISNRKFPNGKNTFCATSVGHAQDSEVDSDALEETNLLIPSEESSSSSGLYVPFEGTDGKPGLLSFYNRPYGREDKLLTVYPQGNQNNLQWILGPAVLVTSFIFPSLYLRRILCTIFEDSLLTDFLILFFTEALFYCGVAIFLLLIDRMRRPLASASADEKKGLAPQLVHRISSVAALVLSLTVPMVTMGLVWPWTGPAASAALAPYLVGITVQFAFEQYARYCKSPSMPVIPILFQVYRLHQLNRAAQLVTALSFTVRGAEVTPNNLAINSSLSTLLNVLQFLGVICIWSLSSILMRIFTSNPFTAE from the exons ATGAGAAAGATGGTGGTCAGAGCTGGTTCCTCTCCGGTGTCCTGTGTTGCTACTTCTGTTTCTTCTCCCTTCAAGCCCAAGATTTTCCAG CTCGGCCTATTAAGAGTGCCATGCGGAAGCCACCCATCTGATACTCACTGGCTGAGTAATTCTCCAG CTGTCAAGGCTCATGGTTTCTTCGATAGAGCAGTCATCTCGAATAGAAAGTTCCCAAATGGGAAAAATACTTTCTGCGCTACTTCAGTGGGGCATGCACAAGACAGCGAGGTTGATTCAGATGCTTTAGAGGAGACAAATCTTCTCATTCCCTCTGAAGAATCCTCTTCTTCGAGCGGCTTGTATGTCCCTTTTGAGGGAACTGATGGAAAACCAGGCCTATTATCATTTTACAATCGTCCATATGGAAGGGAGGACAAACTTCTTACGGTTTACCCACAGGGGAATCAGAACAACCTACAATGGATCCTTGGGCCAGCTGTGCTTGTGACGTCCTTTATTTTCCCTTCACTCTACCTCCGGAGAATACTATGTACTATATTTGAGGACTCTCTGCTGACAG ATTTCCTCATATTGTTCTTCACGGAAGCTCTGTTCTACTGCGGTGTCGCAATATTTCTTCTACTTATAGACCGTATGCGAAGGCCTTTGGCGTCTGCCTCTGCAGATGAAAAGAAGGGGTTGGCTCCACAATTGGTGCACCGGATCTCTTCAGTTGCTGCCCTGGTGCTTAGTCTTACAGTTCCTATGGTGACCATGGGCTTAGTATGGCCATGGACCGGCCCTGCAGCTTCTGCTGCACTTGCTCCATATCTGGTCGGTATTACTGTCCAATTTGCATTCGAGCAATACGCAAGATACTGCAAATCCCCTTCCATGCCTGTGATACCCATTTTATTTCAG GTTTATAGGTTGCACCAACTAAACCGAGCAGCACAGCTGGTGACGGCCCTGTCCTTTACTGTGAGAGGAGCTGAAGTGACTCCAAACAACCTGGCAATAAATAGCTCCTTAAGTACTCTTTTGAATGTCCTTCAGTTTCTTGGTGTCATTTGCATCTGGTCACTTTCAAGCATCCTCATGAGAATTTTTACTTCGAACCCCTTCACCGCAGAATGA
- the LOC104426245 gene encoding heme-binding protein 2 gives MERQGLTAIASLLCLLSLFATACDAIESPQYTIVHAESDFEVRLYGNSSWMSALASDLSFEKATLNGYHRLFEYTQGANLNSSRLAMTLPVLTSIIPGAGPLHLSAYVVRFYLPTKFQSTPPTPLPELKLELYNWSSHYVAVRKFLGFALDDIVVKEAEKLALSLSRSAWANVTSNSSYAYSIAQYSLPFQIIGRVNEIWVDVEAAGVNGNKLGGVASS, from the exons ATGGAGAGACAAGGACTCACTGCGATCGCGTCGCTGCTCTGCCTACTCTCCCTCTTCGCCACCGCCTGTGATGCAATTGAGTCGCCACAGTACACGATCGTCCACGCGGAGTCGGACTTCGAGGTGAGGCTGTATGGGAATTCCTCATGGATGTCTGCTCTGGCGAGCGACCTCTCCTTCGAGAAGGCCACTCTCAATGGCTACCATAg GTTGTTTGAGTACACCCAAGGTGCCAATTTGAATAGCTCTAGGTTGGCAATGACATTACCTGTCTTAACGAGCATCATTCCGGGGGCAGGACCCCTCCACTTGTCAGCCTATGTCGTGCGTTTCTACTTGCCCACGAAATTCCAATCGACCCCGCCAACCCCACTCCCCGAGCTGAAGCTAGAACTGTATAATTGGAGCAGCCACTATGTTGCCGTCAGGAAGTTCCTTGGATTCGCACTGGATGACATCGTCGTCAAAGAAGCAGAAAAACTCGCTCTCAGCCTAAGCAGATCGGCATGGGCAAATGTTACTTCCAACAGCAGCTATGCATACTCGATTGCACAGTATAGCCTCCCATTCCAGATCATTGGCCGAGTGAATGAAATCTGGGTGGATGTTGAGGCAGCTGGAGTGAATGGAAACAAGTTAGGCGGTGTAGCCTCATCCTGA